Below is a window of Zygotorulaspora mrakii chromosome 3, complete sequence DNA.
TAGACCATAGCCGTACTTTTCAGCAACTTCTCTTGCGACACTCAAATCACTCTCTAAGACTTCTTGGACGGAAGATTGGATGTCTATTCTATGATTGACCAAAAATGTAGATACCTGAGGAAGTGCATTTGCCTTCATTCCTCCATGGAAAACGTCTACAGCTTGGGAGGTCCTTATCAGTTCTCTCATCTCCGGTCTTTGTGATATGAACTCGACAagcttctttctttctttttcgtcGAAGCGTGCTTCAATAATagcttttttgaattcgGTCGGTAAACTATTACTGTGCTCAGCCATGCAGACCAGAAAACCATAAAATGGATTTTCTAGagagaattcaaatttgaaaggcTTATTCTCCAAAGATGAGATTATCTCTGCTGCGACGCCGATTGTAGTATGTTCTGGGGGAATTGAAGAGTGACCACCGTTTCCGAGTACCGTAATATTCACATCAAGATATCCTTTCTCTTGTACCACGGGCGCTGCAATGAAAACGTTTTTAGAAATCTCAGCAACCATGGATCCTTCATCAACAATCGAATAAATTCCATTATCACCATATCTTTCGTGCAAAAATTTTCCCATCGTACGGGCTCCGTGAAGACCTGCTGTTTCCTCGTCAAATCCCAACGCAACAATTACAGTTCGGGTGGGCTCAAATCCATCTTCAATCAATTGTTCTATAGCCGCCAGTTGGGCGACCAACAATGTTTTACAGTCAAGAGCACCTCTACCATATATTAAATCACTTGAAGCATCATAATGTCCCGAAAATGGAGGATAAGTCCATTGAGAAACAGTTTCGGGATCAACTGGAACCACGTCTTGATGAGATGTTAACATCATAggcttcaattttttgtctttCCCTTCCCATGTGAAGAGTAGGTTAACCTCATTAACTTTTTCAAGCTTCAAGTGCTTCGAGACCAAGGGAAAAGAGTTCACAAGATAATCATGAAGTTTGAAGAACTCGTGATAGTACTCAATATCTTCAGAAGGGCTTGGATTGTCGTCAAAAACCTCTGTTGGAATTTGGATGGCTCCTGCAAGTCTAGATATTgctttctctttgaaatcagggctttcaaaaatcatCTTGATAGACTTATTAAATTCAGGTAAAATTGGATCCATTCTGCCGCATTGCTCAATATAATCAACACCAATATGGTTGTGGTAGGACCAAGAAAACATATTGCTCAACGCACCTACAATTAGCATTCCAGCACCAACGGCCATAGCCACCCTACGCTTGGAAATCAACTGATTGTACTTGGGAATGTTTCTCTCTGTTTTAGTATCTAATAGcattgttcaatttctatAATGGATTCCTGTAAGATGCTGTATGGTACTTGAAACCCACCGTCTACTCTATATATACTCAATTTTTAAGGCAAAAAGACAAAGTTTAGGCATACTGTTGTCTATGAGTtaacaaaatattgattAACTGCCTACAGAATGGGAATCATCATGATTGCAATGTTGCGGATCTTTAATCTTTAGGGTGATAAAGCGGAGGTATTTCTCAAAGTCGATGCGTTGAACTAGTAGATTTAAACCCTTACGTGCGGACGAGAAATCGAAATCAATTGATGCGGAGATCATCAAACACGAAGTTTCACGCCACAAACGGGATGGCAAGACTTAATTATACCGATACACTAAACTAAGTAGAAGATAACAAAACTGCAACAATGTAACAGATTCCCTCTGTAAAAATCGGTAAGACAATCTATCAATAATTATTGTGGCAGAGTAATCTTGGTGAGAGTGAATAAGCATGGTTATCAATATGTTATTGAATGCAAAGCCTTCATCTCGTATCTGCACTTAACTAGAGAGTTCAACGTTCCTTACAAACTCAGATAATTATATATTAAGCCTGCTTTTCGCATTTCAGTATCATCCGTTGACTTAGTCACATAGTTGAACGACACAAggaatcaaagaaaatgaaagatcAGGTAAAAGTTGATTGCGCACCATCTCCCGTCGAGTCTTGTGATTCAAATGGCTCGTTGTCCCTAGAAAAAAACCATGGGGGTGCTCCGTTGCacaatgatgaaagtgaagatgaacCAATTCAGACCATTTTATCAGCCCGGGGTAAACCAGTGAAAGTTTGGGCGGACTTTGATGATGCTATGGACCTTGCTGACAAAGCCAGTGATCTGGAGCTCACGCCTGAAGAGGATAAAAAACTCTGCAGAAAAATCGACCTGCATATGTTTCCCTTAATGTCGCTACTATACGCTATTCAGTATATGGACAAAACATCTAACGGTAATGCCGCAATTATGGGCTTAATTACTGATCTTAAAATGGTTGGCGATCAATACTCTTGGGCCAGTTCAGCTTTCTACTTCGGTTATTTAGGCGGGTTGTTTGTACTACCCCCTTTACTGCAAAagtcaaaatatttcatGAAGACCTTAGCAGCCATTATTATTCTTTGGGGTATGGTTTTAACTGTTCATGCAGCACCTAATGTGAATTTCGCTTCATTTGTGTTTCTTCGCTGCCTCTTGGGGTTTTTAGAAAGTGCAATCACTCCTGCGTTCACAGTTATAACGGCTCAGTACtggagaaaagaagaacacTTCTTGCGAATCTGTATATGGTTCGGATTCAACGGTTTTGGTGCCATTTGGGGTTGCTCCATAGCATATGGTTTATTTATAAGAGCAGATGTCTATTCAATTCCTGCTTGGAAGATTGTGTTCATTGTCAACGGTTGCATCACCGTGTTCGTGGGTTTCTTGATGTTATTTATCCTTCCGGACGCTCCTCAAAAGGCCTGGTTCCTATCTAAGCGGGAAAAGCTTTTATTGATTTTAAGGATTAAGGGAAACCAGCAAGGTTTCGGTAACCATCATATCAAGAAACATCAAATATGGGAGGCATTCAGGGACCTAAGGACgtggatatattttttttacgCTATAAGCGCCTCCATTCCCAATGGTGGTATAACAAATTTTCAGACAATTTTACTGCATGGCGATTTCGAATACACAACAAAGCAGACATTGGTGATTTCAATCgctatttcttttgtttcgtGGCTAGGAGTTCCGCTATTTGGTTATGCTTCAAGTTACTATCTtaaaaagaaatccaaGTATTTAGGGAGCTGTCTAATTTGGTCAATTATATCTTTGGTCATTGTGTTACTTGGGGTTTGTCTCTTAGCATTTCTCGAAAGCAGCAAACAAGGAAGACTAGCAGGTTTGGTCTTTATTTTATTGTCACCCGTTGCTCTAATTTCCGTATTAGCTAATATATCTGCAAATACTCTCGGttatacaaaaaaatggacTGTCATGTCCATTATGCTTATCGGTTACTGCGCCGGTAATATAGCAGGTCCCCATACTTTTATAGAATCGCAGGCTCCTCACTATCAGGGTGCTAAGGTAACCCTCGTAGTGTGTTTCGCTGTCGGAATCGCTCTTTTGACAGGACTCTACATCTTGAACGTGtcagaaaataaaaagagagACAGATATGCAATGGAAAACACAATGGAGGAAAACgccattcaaaatatagaGTTCGCTGATTTGACAGATTTCGAAAATCCGTTGTTCAGATACACATTATAGAAATCTTTAAGAGTTAAGTTAGCGGTCTGCTATTGAGACATTTCTAGTCATTTTCAACTTGTCTGCTGAAGCAATACTAAGGAACTGAATAGAGATATTTCTGGTCCAGTCTGATCTGTTCAAATTGTATGGTACGGCACTTGACCATTGTTTTATGTAGGCGAAGTTTCTCCCTATCTATCTATAATTACTTGTTacttatttcttttcatccttATACGTTTATGAATTGAATTATAATGTACAATAATACGTTCAGACAAGACCTTGGACCTGCATGAAAAGCACCAATCACGTTTCTAGTTGTGATACAGTCACGAATGGTTCACACAGATTTTTATGTATAAAGCTTTGAAAGTCAATTTATATCTAACTCAACTCATGTGAATTACTCCAATCGAGTAAACATAATACTTAAAGTAGTGGGCAGAGTTTTTGCATGAGTAATTAATTTTCAAAGGTGAGGCAACTTTACATGATGGATTGCACACCTGATGTGAAAAGTATAGCACGTTGAAAAGTATCGATGAACCTCCGAATGACGAGTTTATCACACACCATAGATGCAGATCTCATCTTTTGAGCTACTATTGCATAGCCCTCATCCATATGACGTTTTTGTTTAcgaattttcaaatgcttTCCGCAAAAATTCAGAGCgcagcttcaaaattgagACATTGCTTTGATTCATGATCTTTAAGGTGCCTAAAAAGATATACGAGATATGTTGACTCAAAATTCCGAAGTTATAACTGTAACAAAACTTTCACCTGGTCGACTGAGCAACATTCGCCTTTACAACAGCGGAACAAGTTGTATCGCAAGAGCCTCTTCCTTTGCACAATGttctttcctttatttcaactatttttcgaaaaagTTCACGGAGTACAGGTGGCCAAAGGCACTCTATTTGCTGCAGGGCATCGCAGCATTTCTCCAATAAAGTAGCACGTATATCACCAGAAATGTAATCAATCGAATCACAAGTTGTGTAACGCTCCTTGTGACTCAAATTAGAGAAATTAATGCCCTCAGTAGGATAAGTTTCCAAGTTTGATATTACTATAAGAATGGCTTCAAGTGGATACGTGTTTCTCGCAAACCAAAGACAGCCTCGCCCCGAGTTCGGTAACTGAGAAATCAGGATGAAAGATTCATTCATCAATAGTAAAGACTGAATGAGAAGCTCCTTGTGGTGACAGCTAAGATCCACCAGCTTTTCTTGATCGCTCGTCTCGACAATGATTTTCATAACAACAAGGAAATACGCTGCTCTTCTAAGGAACAGCTGGTTTCCAGCCTTTACGAAATCCTTATCAGATGTCGGTAAATATTGTGAATCTGAAATCTTCTCATTTATTGACTTGACTACTCTTTGaactttcttgaaatctttcttcaatttcctgACGTCATGTGCACTCGGGCCATTGATCTTGTTTAGTGACGTTCTAGAACGGGCACATATCCTAGCACTAAAAAACCTAGCGAAAAACGCTAAAACATGCACACTCTCAGGTAGTGCATCTGATATCTCAGTGATTTCGCTAACGCGAGGATCGACTTGGGTTGGAAGTCCATGATAGACAGATACCAACGAATCAAGGTACGTGACAAATCCATATAatatttccttcaatggCTTCTCAGGGAGTTGGGAAGTTTTCCTATGAAGACCTGCCATTTGGCAATAACGTTGGAGAGTTGAAATGGCAGCAGCAAGTCCATAGCAATTGAGAGATGATACGTAGTACATCAAGCCCAAAGACGAAATTGCCGGGATTGAAGGGCAAATGTCAGTCTTCAGCAAATATCTTATATTTTCCACGCATTCGAAATATTCCATTTTATGTCTATCTAAATCCGAACTGGCAAAATCTGGAGGCCCATGATATAAAGAGTTCAGTTGAATTGAGACGcagcttgaaaaaaacactCCAAACATTAGAATCAATGCGTTCagatctgaaaaagaatatggCTCCTCCCAATATGTTTTCCACTTCAGTAAGAAGTCATCTCGATCAATAATTGGAACTAAAGGAAAGATTTCactgaaaaaatgagaaatgaAATGATCACCAAGTTCCTTCGCGGGTATTTTCGCTTTGAGCTGCCGAAGACTCAATATTTTGGTAGTGAACCTCGAAAAGTCGAAAACATCATTGACACCTGAATTGCCTTGCGTGATGGTGAAAGTATCGTCCAACTTTGAAAACAGACCGTAAAATGGAAAGTGATTTGTAGGAATAAAAACTGAGACTTCACCAGTGAGGTTGGTGACTATCTGAAAGTTATTGCTCGTTGTTTTATTGTTAGCTTCAACGAGAAAGTGGAGGGTGGAGCTGTCCTCTGAACTATTCGATACCAAAGCACTCTTTTTGAGACCAGCTCTTGTTGGGTATAAACAAATGATACCAAGTCTTGTGCAACGCTCACATTTGGGCTTGTCTTTATCGCACTTTCGCTTACCTGCGATGCACCTTTCGCATGACTTCACTTCCCTGTTTCTGGTTATACGCCTGCGTCCTGATTTGTTCATAATCGCTATCGCGAAATCATTTACTTAGCAGACGCTAAGCGAAACAGTTGTAGAAGAAATCCCAAGTATATAAGTCAACCCCTCTGCTCCACTCGTTAGTTCCTATCTGCGTAAAAAGTCAAACATTCAGAAAATCAATCTGTTTCGCAACTCTCTCCTGGAAAAAATCGGCGCACGCTTTCTTCTCGCTTAAAACTCCTATCTGGGCGCAGTGATAAATAGATTTACACAATGCTTGAATCATATCGCTAAAAATGATGTACGGGATGATCAGTATCTTGGTAAATATGGTGTAGAGGAG
It encodes the following:
- a CDS encoding M20 family metallopeptidase, whose product is MLLDTKTERNIPKYNQLISKRRVAMAVGAGMLIVGALSNMFSWSYHNHIGVDYIEQCGRMDPILPEFNKSIKMIFESPDFKEKAISRLAGAIQIPTEVFDDNPSPSEDIEYYHEFFKLHDYLVNSFPLVSKHLKLEKVNEVNLLFTWEGKDKKLKPMMLTSHQDVVPVDPETVSQWTYPPFSGHYDASSDLIYGRGALDCKTLLVAQLAAIEQLIEDGFEPTRTVIVALGFDEETAGLHGARTMGKFLHERYGDNGIYSIVDEGSMVAEISKNVFIAAPVVQEKGYLDVNITVLGNGGHSSIPPEHTTIGVAAEIISSLENKPFKFEFSLENPFYGFLVCMAEHSNSLPTEFKKAIIEARFDEKERKKLVEFISQRPEMRELIRTSQAVDVFHGGMKANALPQVSTFLVNHRIDIQSSVQEVLESDLSVAREVAEKYGYGLYLADEEVIPCTDVGSITVTGYKPLEPSPYSPTGGSQVWDIFSGTIQNVFQNGLLRNNSEAEVYVTTNTISANSDTKHYWALTKNIYRFFGNVLPQGLWKTVHSVDETIPASAHLTSIAFVYEYIVNVQEGANEDSLP